A single genomic interval of Penaeus vannamei isolate JL-2024 chromosome 33, ASM4276789v1, whole genome shotgun sequence harbors:
- the LOC113815705 gene encoding uncharacterized protein, with protein MKTTRKSGRSEVKEDLGETFEGVWTSHSFDLCESDPASPLTVPPPRQSRTQTRSQVHRRHGRSSSSGSRGASRDPRVYIRSGPQLPRAIPLDEADKHDPSSACCELPSGRLLGPVVLECARDSLMRIQAEKQAFYPDIACANWEPINITEILGDCSTNCIPLGDPSATCYVQNDCDCTSYFTCKDDVYTLTCCGTGLYWDAELNVCDDLEHAICDDRPYYTLPPTTTLPTTTTTPATTHSTVTSVSPGSTVTSVSPGSTVTSVSPGSTVTTNTPVPPTPPPAIEEQCSSLDFDGVLSLPNEIDCHAYYYCYKDSSGTVVIEPLMCPGEQVFNPVEERCDDPWHYPCDTEFLFKK; from the exons ATGAAGACTACGAGGAAGTCTGGACGAtccgaagtcaaggaggacctaggagAGACTTTCGAGGGCGTGTGGAC CTCTCACTCATTCGACCTCTGCGAGAGCGACCCAGCCTCTCCGCTGACTGTGCCCCCGCCTCGCCAGAGCAG AACTCAGACAAGGTCTCAAGTACACCGGCGACACGGGAGGTCTTCTTCCTCGGGGTCACGAGGCGCTTCTCGAGATCCCCGCGTCTATATAAGGTCGGGACCTCAGTTGCCTCGCGCCATTCCGTTGGACGAAGCTGACAAACATG atcCTTCGAGTGCTTGCTGCGAGCTCCCTTCTGGTCGTCTGCTCGGCCCAGTTGTGCTTGAATGTGCGCGCGACAGTCTAATGCGTATTCAGGCCGAGAAGCAagcattttat CCCGACATCGCCTGCGCGAACTGGGAGCCTATAAATATCACGGAGATCCTAGGCGACTGCTCTACTAACTGCATTCCCCTTGGCGACCCTTCTGCTACCTGCTACGTCCAGAACGACTGTGACTGCACATCGTACTTTACCTGCAAGGATGACGTGTATACTCTAACTTGCTGCGGAACAGGCTTGTACTGGGACGCGGAGTTGAACGTCTGCGATGATCTCGAACAC GCAATTTGCGACGATCGCCCATACTACACGTTGCCGCCCACCACCACCTtgcccaccaccaccacgacaccTGCTACGACACATTCAACTGTTACATCTGTTTCACCAGGTTCAACAGTTACATCTGTTTCACCAGGTTCAACAGTTACATCTGTTTCACCAGGTTCAACAGTTACAACTAATACACCTGTGCCTCCAACTCCCCCGCCTGCGATCGAGGAACAATGCTCTTCTCTTGACTTCGATGGTGTGCTTTCACTGCCCAACGAAATAGACTGCCATgcttactactattgttacaaGGATTCAAGCGGAACTGTTGTCATTGAACCGCTGATGTGTCCAGGAGAGCAGGTGTTCAACCCTGTAGAAGAAAGGTGTGACGATCCCTGGCATTATCCCTGTGACACTGAGTTTCTTTTTAAGAAATGA